One genomic region from Pseudorca crassidens isolate mPseCra1 chromosome 11, mPseCra1.hap1, whole genome shotgun sequence encodes:
- the MGST1 gene encoding microsomal glutathione S-transferase 1 isoform X4 has product MVDLTQLMENEVFMAFASYTTIVLSKMMFMSTATAFYRLTRKVFANPEDCASFGKGEIAKKYLRTDDRVERVRRAHLNDLENIVPFLGIGLLYSLSGPDLSTAILHFRLFVGARIYHTIAYLIPLPQPNRALAFFLGYGVTLSMAYRLLRSRLYL; this is encoded by the exons ATGGTCGACCTCACGCAGCTAATGGAGAATGAAGTATTCATGGCCTTTGCCTCCTACACAACGATTGTTCTTTCAAAAATGATGTTTATGAGCACTGCAACTGCATTCTATAGACTGACAAGAAAG GTTTTTGCCAACCCAGAAGACTGCGCAAGCTTTGGCAAAGGAGAGATTGCCAAGAAGTATCTTCGGACAGATGACAGAGTGGAACGTGTACGAAG AGCCCACTTGAATGACCTCGAAAATATTGTGCCATTTCTTGGTATTGGCCTTCTGTATTCCTTGAGTGGTCCAGATCTCTCTACTGCCATCCTGCACTTCAGGCTCTTTGTTGGAGCACGAATCTACCACACAATTGCATATTTGATACCCCTTCCCCAGCCAAATCGCGCTTTGGCTTTTTTCCTTGGATATGGAGTTACACTGTCAATGGCTTACAGATTGCTGAGAAGTAGGTTGTACCTGTAA
- the MGST1 gene encoding microsomal glutathione S-transferase 1 isoform X3 produces the protein MTKIETMVDLTQLMENEVFMAFASYTTIVLSKMMFMSTATAFYRLTRKVFANPEDCASFGKGEIAKKYLRTDDRVERVRRAHLNDLENIVPFLGIGLLYSLSGPDLSTAILHFRLFVGARIYHTIAYLIPLPQPNRALAFFLGYGVTLSMAYRLLRSRLYL, from the exons aCCAAAATTGAAACAATGGTCGACCTCACGCAGCTAATGGAGAATGAAGTATTCATGGCCTTTGCCTCCTACACAACGATTGTTCTTTCAAAAATGATGTTTATGAGCACTGCAACTGCATTCTATAGACTGACAAGAAAG GTTTTTGCCAACCCAGAAGACTGCGCAAGCTTTGGCAAAGGAGAGATTGCCAAGAAGTATCTTCGGACAGATGACAGAGTGGAACGTGTACGAAG AGCCCACTTGAATGACCTCGAAAATATTGTGCCATTTCTTGGTATTGGCCTTCTGTATTCCTTGAGTGGTCCAGATCTCTCTACTGCCATCCTGCACTTCAGGCTCTTTGTTGGAGCACGAATCTACCACACAATTGCATATTTGATACCCCTTCCCCAGCCAAATCGCGCTTTGGCTTTTTTCCTTGGATATGGAGTTACACTGTCAATGGCTTACAGATTGCTGAGAAGTAGGTTGTACCTGTAA